A window of Bufo gargarizans isolate SCDJY-AF-19 chromosome 9, ASM1485885v1, whole genome shotgun sequence contains these coding sequences:
- the LOC122946213 gene encoding TSC22 domain family protein 3-like, whose product MSTGVCKSPMEVAVYELHNFSISFFSSLLGADVVSVKLDNSASGASVVAIDSKIEQAMDLVKNHLMYAVREEVEVLKEQIKELVEKNSQLEKENCLLKNLASPEQMKKFQSRLPVDETREISSLDFVHATQPCSAGSAV is encoded by the exons ATGAGTACAGGAGTGTGTAAATCCCCCATGGAGGTGGCCGTGTATGAGCTGCACAATTTCTCCATTTCCTTCTTTTCCTCCCTGCTGGGGGCAGATGTCGTGTCTGTTAAGCTGGATAACAG TGCTTCAGGTGCTAGTGTTGTTGCAATAGATAGCAAGATTGAGCAAGCTATG GATTTGGTCAAAAACCATCTTATGTATGCAGTGCGGGAAGAGGTGGAAGTCCTGAAGGAACAGATCAAAGAGCTGGTGGAGAAAAATTCTCAGCTTGAAAAGGAAAATTGTCTATTAAAGAATCTTGCCAGCCCAGAGCAGATGAAAAAGTTCCAGTCCCGGCTTCCTGTAGATGAGACCAGGGAGATTTCAAGTCTAGATTTTGTGCATGCAACCCAACCATGCTCTGCGGGATCTGCAGTTTAA